From Cotesia glomerata isolate CgM1 linkage group LG2, MPM_Cglom_v2.3, whole genome shotgun sequence, a single genomic window includes:
- the LOC123258636 gene encoding uncharacterized protein LOC123258636 — translation MTVPTSQQKFLTNTHNNSRFISMLKEKFTAENILVKQANNDADVLIIETAIEQFNLTNTTIVVGEDVDLLVLLTARTPTEKTIFFLKPGKAQHQSDIYSSKSLFTLVKCKDHVLFLHAITGCDTTSAFYRRGKTAVFKMFEKQDLIQCAEVFKKSNSTQQEVITNDIRFLLSMYGAPKKTTCLDKHRYACFVKNTKNKKQVQLACLPPTSVAAHQHLFRVYYQVQVWLGYQLDPTDWGWKLVNNILEPVQTLLPSAPEKLLNTIFCNCKKGCSAKCGCKKVGLSCSLACTNCQGRSCSNIESQTMEDSFDSDEVSCDTSLLTQFTCIQNEDEEEAGEEEQEFETYE, via the coding sequence ATGACAGTCCCAACCAGTCAACAGAAATTTCTTACAAATACCCACAACAATTCTCGGTTCATTTCAATGTTGAAAGAAAAGTTTACGGCTGAAAATATATTAGTAAAACAAGCTAATAATGATGCTGATGTATTGATTATTGAAACAGCAATAGAgcaattcaatttgacaaatacAACTATTGTTGTTGGTGAAGATGTTGACTTACTTGTATTACTCACTGCTCGAACGCCAActgaaaaaactatttttttcttaaaaccagGAAAAGCTCAGCATCAATCAGATATATATTCatcaaaaagtttatttactttagTGAAGTGTAAAGATCATGTACTATTTTTACACGCAATAACTGGCTGTGATACGACATCTGCATTTTACAGGAGGGGTAAAACAGCAGTTTTCAAAATGTTTGAAAAACAAGATTTAATTCAATGTgctgaagtttttaaaaagagTAATTCAACTCAACAAGAAGTTATTACCAACGACATCCGCTTTCTTCTTTCTATGTACGGAGCTCCTAAAAAAACTACCTGTTTAGATAAGCATCGATATGCATGTTTcgttaaaaatactaaaaataaaaaacaagttcAATTAGCTTGTCTTCCTCCAACCTCAGTTGCTGCTCACCAACATCTTTTTCGAGTATATTACCAAGTTCAAGTGTGGCTTGGTTATCAGCTAGACCCTACAGACTGGGGTTGGAAGTTGGTCAACAATATATTAGAGCCAGTTCAAACTTTACTTCCATCTGCGCCGGAAAAACTGctgaacactattttttgcaACTGCAAAAAGGGATGCAGTGCTAAATGTGGTTGCAAAAAAGTCGGACTGTCTTGTTCTTTGGCATGCACAAATTGTCAAGGCCGGTCGTGCTCTAATATTGAATCACAAACAATGGAGGATTCGTTTGACTCCGACGAAGTATCATGCGATACATCGCTATTGACGCAATTTACTTGCATCCAAaatgaagatgaagaagaagCAGGAGAAGAAGAACAAGAATTTGAAACTTATGAATAA